One genomic window of Cupriavidus sp. P-10 includes the following:
- a CDS encoding short-chain fatty acid transporter, whose translation MKETTGMAIADAGKPQQGGLEGLAIRVTDWSERWFPDSYIFAAIAVVVVAAGAMLAGAPAPAVAKAFGDGFWSLIPFTMQMAVVAIAGYVVAVSPPASMLIARLASLPRTARGAVAFVALVSLLTSLLNWAISLIFSGLLVRAIARRRGFRVDYRAASASAYLGMGATWALGLSSSAAQLQANPASLPKSLLDITGVIPFSDTIFLWQSMAMTAVLIVASLLIAYFSAPTEDRARTAADMGVDLNDADEGLSRPSRPGEWLEYSPILTLLLVAMGASWLYQEFSAKDPILAISNLNTYNFLFLLLGMLLNWRPKRFLRAVARSVPSTSGVLIQFPLYGGIAFILTKATGVDGATLSHHLASAFVSMATTESFSAVMGIYSAVLGFFVPSGGGKWIIEAPYVMQAANELKVHLGWAVQVYNAAEALPNLINPFWMLPLLGVLGIRAKDVVGFTFTQLLVHTPLVLLMLWAFARTLPYHAPVMP comes from the coding sequence ATGAAAGAGACAACAGGGATGGCAATTGCGGATGCCGGGAAGCCGCAGCAGGGCGGGTTGGAAGGCCTGGCGATACGCGTGACCGACTGGTCGGAACGGTGGTTTCCCGACTCTTATATCTTCGCGGCCATTGCCGTGGTGGTGGTCGCGGCGGGCGCCATGCTGGCGGGCGCACCGGCGCCGGCCGTGGCGAAAGCCTTCGGCGACGGCTTCTGGAGCCTGATTCCATTCACGATGCAGATGGCCGTGGTCGCGATCGCCGGCTACGTTGTGGCCGTCTCGCCCCCCGCATCGATGCTGATCGCCCGGCTGGCCTCGCTGCCGCGCACGGCGCGCGGCGCTGTAGCCTTCGTGGCCCTTGTCAGCCTGCTGACTTCGCTGCTCAACTGGGCGATCAGCCTGATATTCAGTGGCTTGCTGGTGCGTGCCATTGCCAGGCGCCGCGGCTTCCGGGTGGATTACCGCGCGGCCAGTGCCTCTGCCTATCTCGGCATGGGCGCGACGTGGGCGCTGGGGCTGAGTTCCTCGGCCGCACAATTGCAGGCCAATCCTGCCAGCCTGCCCAAGTCGCTGTTGGATATCACCGGGGTGATCCCGTTCTCGGACACAATTTTCCTGTGGCAATCGATGGCGATGACTGCGGTGCTGATCGTCGCATCATTGCTGATCGCATACTTCTCGGCGCCGACCGAGGACCGCGCGCGCACGGCGGCCGACATGGGCGTCGATCTGAATGATGCGGACGAAGGCCTTTCGCGGCCGTCACGGCCAGGCGAGTGGCTGGAGTACAGCCCCATCCTGACACTGCTGCTGGTCGCCATGGGGGCAAGCTGGCTCTACCAGGAGTTCTCCGCCAAGGATCCAATTCTTGCCATCTCTAACCTGAATACCTACAACTTCCTGTTCCTGCTGCTGGGCATGCTGCTGAACTGGCGGCCAAAGCGGTTCTTGCGCGCCGTTGCGAGGTCGGTGCCATCAACGTCCGGCGTCCTGATCCAGTTCCCGTTGTATGGCGGCATCGCCTTTATCCTGACCAAGGCGACCGGCGTCGATGGCGCCACTCTTTCCCACCATCTGGCGTCTGCCTTTGTCTCGATGGCGACCACGGAGTCGTTTTCCGCCGTGATGGGGATCTACTCCGCCGTGCTGGGGTTCTTTGTCCCTTCCGGCGGTGGCAAGTGGATCATCGAGGCGCCCTACGTCATGCAGGCCGCCAACGAACTGAAGGTGCACCTGGGATGGGCAGTGCAGGTCTATAACGCTGCCGAAGCGCTACCGAACCTGATCAATCCGTTCTGGATGCTGCCATTGCTGGGTGTGCTCGGTATCCGGGCCAAAGATGTGGTTGGCTTTACGTTCACCCAGTTGCTTGTTCACACGCCGCTGGTGCTGCTTATGCTTTGGGCGTTCGCGAGGACGCTTCCTTATCATGCCCCAGTGATGCCTTGA
- a CDS encoding amino acid permease gives MPIQSEHDPRLKRVLKTRHISMLALGGVIGAGLFVGSSSVIATTGPAAFITYAITGVIVGLIMRMLGEMAAARPSKGSFVDYSRMAFGDIAGFSTGWLYWYFWVIVVGFEAVVGGQIINGWLPHIPVWMIALGLMVLMTLLNLLSVDSFGEAEYWFAGVKVAAIVVFLVIAGAYVFKLWPGSTADFGNLTQHGGLLPHGTLALFSGVVSVIFSMTGVEVATIAAAESDNPSQNIRRAVNTVMARILVFFVLSTLFIVVAQPWTEIVPGKSPFVTTLQKVGIPGAADLLTAVILVAVLSVLNAGLYTSSRLLHVLSSNHEAPACLARKSRRGVPVWGVATSTLVGYGCVVIAALWPDTVFQFLLDSSGAVFLFVYLMICLSQLKLRKQWEREGTLKFKMWLHPWLPLLVTAAIIAVLVSMGINPATRLSLGQCLIAIVTIVLAYGVMKLVRSDKPQALNHVEPARQASSLGK, from the coding sequence ATGCCTATCCAATCAGAGCATGACCCCCGCCTCAAGCGGGTGCTCAAAACTCGCCACATCAGCATGCTGGCGCTCGGCGGCGTCATTGGCGCCGGCCTGTTCGTCGGTTCCAGTTCAGTGATTGCCACGACTGGACCGGCCGCCTTCATTACCTACGCCATTACCGGGGTAATTGTCGGTCTCATCATGCGCATGCTCGGCGAAATGGCTGCTGCGCGACCATCAAAGGGATCGTTCGTGGACTATTCCCGCATGGCATTCGGCGACATCGCCGGGTTCTCCACGGGCTGGCTCTACTGGTACTTCTGGGTGATCGTCGTCGGGTTCGAAGCAGTAGTCGGGGGTCAGATCATTAACGGCTGGTTACCGCACATCCCGGTCTGGATGATAGCTCTGGGCCTCATGGTCCTGATGACCTTGCTTAACCTGCTGTCGGTCGATTCCTTCGGGGAAGCCGAATACTGGTTCGCAGGTGTCAAGGTGGCCGCCATCGTCGTGTTCCTGGTAATCGCCGGCGCTTATGTGTTCAAGCTGTGGCCCGGCTCCACGGCGGATTTCGGCAATCTCACGCAGCATGGCGGACTTCTCCCTCACGGTACGTTGGCCTTGTTCTCCGGCGTCGTATCGGTAATCTTCTCGATGACCGGGGTGGAGGTGGCAACCATCGCTGCCGCTGAGTCTGACAATCCCTCCCAAAACATTCGCCGTGCCGTCAATACCGTGATGGCGCGCATCCTCGTCTTCTTCGTTCTCTCAACACTCTTCATCGTTGTCGCGCAACCTTGGACTGAAATCGTCCCAGGCAAGTCGCCTTTCGTTACAACGCTGCAGAAGGTCGGCATCCCGGGCGCGGCCGATTTGCTGACCGCGGTCATCCTGGTTGCTGTGCTGTCTGTGCTTAACGCCGGTCTCTACACGTCCTCGCGTCTGTTGCACGTCCTTAGCTCCAACCACGAGGCCCCCGCCTGCTTGGCCAGGAAGAGCCGTCGCGGCGTGCCAGTCTGGGGGGTTGCCACCTCAACCCTGGTGGGATACGGGTGCGTGGTGATTGCAGCCTTGTGGCCGGATACGGTGTTCCAGTTCCTGCTCGATTCGTCTGGCGCGGTCTTCCTCTTCGTCTACCTGATGATCTGCCTCTCTCAACTGAAGCTGCGCAAGCAGTGGGAACGCGAGGGCACGCTGAAATTCAAGATGTGGCTTCACCCCTGGCTGCCCCTTCTCGTCACTGCGGCCATCATTGCGGTGCTGGTCAGCATGGGCATCAACCCTGCCACCCGCCTAAGCCTGGGCCAGTGCTTGATCGCAATCGTCACCATCGTCCTTGCATATGGCGTGATGAAGCTGGTGCGATCGGACAAGCCTCAAGCCCTTAATCATGTCGAGCCCGCTCGCCAGGCCAGCAGCCTTGGCAAGTAA
- a CDS encoding molybdopterin-dependent oxidoreductase: MSEVEKKGYCTLCRSRCGTVNVVEGETLVAVRPDSAHPTGKAMCLKGKAAPELVHSAERILYPMRRTSPKDAADPGWVRISWEEALDEIAGRLVQARATLGAESVAFAVTTPSGTPLSDSIDWIERLVRLYGSPNTCYATEICNWHKDFAHAFTFGCGMPTADYRNAGLILLWGHNPTNTWLSQAEAIGAGRAAGARLIVVDPRQTSLAADADQWLRVKPGSDTALAMALANLMIEANAFDIDFVRQWTNGPMLVRKDNGAFLRGHDIGLDDAESLVAWDARGQRAVAAGQMRDEPERFALRGTFAVALAGTLEGETVLCQPAFDLYAAECACYPADRAAALTWIAEGDIRHAASMIGAARSVAYHAWSGVGQHENATQTDRAIACLYALTGSFDRRGGNRIYRKPPFSAVSRFDLLHPDQARKALGLDERPLGPPAQGWVTARDLYRAITDKQPYAVTSLVAFGTNLLLSQPDVAMGEQALRELAFYVHCDLFENPSAKYADILLPVNTPWEREGLRIGFEVSAEAEQLVQLRQRMVAPRGEARSDNDIVFDLATRIGLGEAFFGGSLEAGWDYMLAPMGLTVAALRRSPEGVRVPVEDVEMKYRVDNSGRPFNTPTGLVELYSERLLRHGYPPLPGLPASACDDGKGDWGPFPYLMTSAKNGYYCHSQQRGVASLRRKAMLPQLDISAEIAAARAIRSGDPVRVTTPSGSAVFTARVHAGLHPAVVVGEYGWWQRCDAMGQDPIAVRGAGSANFNGLIDARRQDPISGSSPLRSYRCRVERETGFDIRRRRWEGFRPFRVVALHKEAADVTTVRMAPVDGCGLPDFLPGQHATVKLFVGAERQEVIRSYSMTGPSAVPRRRDYSISVRHAKARLASGEEVSGFASSFINTRLAVGDIVELRAPGGSFVMPTRTARPLVLVAGGIGMTPFINLLESLVGRQEPPTILLLYANQNGSMHAFRHRIRELEALTPTLKVVNFYDAPVDSDVPGKDFQVHGRVSADAVPDSLLALRPLIYMCGPPAMMTAFAEGMTARGIPRFDIHREIFRSPALPRVEPGQAFLVRFRKSNVSHAWRSELGPLLGFAEARGICLPSGCRVGQCESCAVRIVSGSVHHLHGEAPDDAGVCLACQAVPASDLVLDA; encoded by the coding sequence ATGAGCGAAGTGGAAAAGAAGGGGTATTGCACGTTGTGCCGTTCTCGCTGCGGCACCGTCAACGTTGTCGAGGGCGAGACACTCGTTGCGGTCCGCCCCGACAGCGCACACCCCACCGGCAAGGCGATGTGCCTGAAGGGCAAGGCCGCGCCCGAACTGGTGCACAGCGCGGAGCGCATCCTGTACCCCATGCGCAGGACCAGCCCCAAGGACGCCGCCGATCCGGGATGGGTGCGCATCTCGTGGGAAGAGGCCCTCGATGAAATTGCCGGGCGCCTGGTGCAGGCGCGCGCCACGCTCGGGGCCGAGTCGGTTGCCTTCGCGGTGACGACACCCAGCGGCACGCCGTTGTCGGACAGCATCGACTGGATCGAACGCCTGGTCCGCCTCTATGGCAGCCCCAACACCTGCTACGCCACCGAGATCTGCAACTGGCACAAGGACTTTGCGCACGCCTTCACCTTTGGCTGCGGCATGCCGACGGCGGACTACCGCAATGCCGGGCTGATCCTCCTCTGGGGACACAACCCCACCAACACGTGGCTGTCGCAGGCGGAGGCCATCGGCGCGGGGCGGGCAGCCGGCGCCCGGCTCATCGTGGTGGACCCGCGCCAGACCAGCCTGGCTGCAGATGCCGACCAGTGGCTGCGTGTCAAGCCTGGCAGCGATACCGCGCTGGCCATGGCGCTGGCCAACCTGATGATCGAGGCCAATGCCTTCGATATCGATTTCGTCCGGCAATGGACCAACGGGCCGATGCTGGTGCGCAAGGACAACGGCGCCTTCCTGCGCGGGCACGACATCGGCCTGGACGATGCGGAAAGCCTGGTGGCGTGGGACGCACGCGGGCAGCGGGCGGTTGCGGCGGGCCAGATGCGCGATGAGCCGGAGCGCTTCGCGTTGCGCGGGACGTTTGCCGTGGCGCTGGCCGGTACCCTGGAAGGGGAAACCGTGCTGTGCCAGCCGGCGTTCGATCTCTATGCGGCAGAGTGCGCGTGCTATCCGGCCGACCGCGCGGCCGCGCTGACGTGGATTGCGGAAGGCGACATCCGCCACGCGGCAAGCATGATCGGCGCGGCACGTAGCGTTGCGTATCACGCCTGGTCAGGCGTGGGGCAGCATGAGAACGCGACCCAGACGGATCGCGCCATTGCCTGCCTCTATGCCCTGACCGGCAGCTTCGACCGCCGCGGCGGCAACCGCATCTATCGCAAGCCGCCATTTAGCGCCGTCAGCCGCTTCGACCTGTTGCACCCCGACCAGGCCCGCAAGGCGCTGGGACTGGACGAGCGGCCGCTGGGCCCGCCGGCGCAGGGCTGGGTGACCGCGCGCGACCTGTATCGCGCGATCACGGACAAGCAGCCGTATGCGGTGACGTCGCTGGTCGCGTTCGGGACCAATCTGCTGCTCTCGCAACCGGATGTCGCCATGGGCGAGCAGGCGCTGCGCGAGCTGGCGTTCTATGTGCATTGCGACCTGTTCGAGAACCCGAGCGCGAAGTACGCGGACATCCTGCTGCCGGTGAATACGCCCTGGGAGCGCGAAGGCCTGCGCATCGGCTTTGAAGTGTCGGCCGAGGCCGAGCAACTGGTGCAGTTGCGCCAGCGCATGGTTGCGCCGCGTGGCGAGGCCCGCTCGGACAATGACATTGTGTTTGACCTGGCCACCCGAATCGGGCTGGGCGAAGCATTCTTCGGCGGCAGCCTGGAAGCCGGCTGGGACTACATGCTGGCGCCGATGGGGTTGACCGTGGCGGCGCTGCGCCGATCCCCGGAAGGCGTACGTGTTCCGGTCGAAGACGTCGAGATGAAATATCGCGTCGACAACTCCGGCCGGCCCTTCAACACACCGACAGGCCTGGTCGAACTGTACTCCGAACGCCTGCTCAGGCATGGCTACCCGCCCTTGCCAGGGCTGCCCGCATCGGCGTGTGACGACGGGAAGGGTGATTGGGGGCCGTTCCCCTACCTGATGACGTCGGCGAAAAATGGCTACTACTGCCACAGCCAGCAGCGGGGGGTGGCGTCCTTGCGCCGCAAGGCGATGCTGCCCCAGCTCGATATCTCCGCGGAAATCGCCGCGGCCCGCGCGATTCGCAGTGGGGACCCCGTCAGGGTGACGACGCCATCCGGCAGTGCCGTGTTCACGGCACGCGTCCATGCCGGCCTCCACCCCGCCGTGGTTGTCGGCGAGTACGGCTGGTGGCAGCGCTGCGATGCCATGGGGCAGGACCCGATCGCCGTGCGTGGCGCGGGTAGCGCGAACTTCAACGGGCTGATTGATGCCCGCCGCCAGGACCCGATCAGTGGTTCGTCGCCGCTGCGGTCCTACCGCTGCCGCGTGGAGCGCGAGACTGGTTTCGATATCCGGCGCAGGCGCTGGGAGGGCTTCCGCCCGTTCCGCGTGGTCGCACTGCACAAGGAAGCGGCCGATGTCACGACCGTGCGGATGGCGCCGGTCGACGGCTGCGGGCTCCCGGACTTCCTGCCGGGCCAGCACGCGACCGTCAAGCTCTTCGTCGGTGCCGAGCGGCAGGAGGTCATCCGCTCATACTCGATGACTGGGCCCTCGGCCGTGCCGCGCCGCAGGGACTACTCGATTTCGGTGCGGCACGCGAAAGCACGGCTGGCCAGCGGCGAAGAAGTGTCTGGCTTCGCCTCATCGTTTATCAACACGCGTCTGGCGGTGGGCGACATCGTCGAGTTGCGCGCGCCAGGAGGCAGCTTCGTCATGCCGACCCGCACGGCAAGGCCACTGGTCCTGGTCGCCGGAGGCATTGGCATGACGCCGTTCATCAACCTGCTCGAATCGCTGGTTGGCCGGCAGGAGCCGCCCACGATCCTGCTGCTGTATGCGAACCAGAACGGCAGCATGCACGCCTTCAGGCACCGGATCCGTGAACTGGAAGCGTTGACTCCCACGCTGAAGGTGGTCAATTTTTATGACGCACCGGTCGATAGCGACGTGCCCGGAAAAGACTTCCAGGTGCATGGGCGCGTATCTGCCGATGCGGTCCCGGACTCGCTCCTTGCCCTGCGTCCGCTGATTTACATGTGCGGCCCGCCGGCAATGATGACGGCGTTTGCCGAGGGCATGACGGCCCGGGGCATTCCGCGTTTCGATATCCATCGGGAAATCTTCCGCTCGCCGGCGCTGCCGCGGGTCGAACCAGGACAGGCGTTCCTGGTCCGCTTCCGCAAGTCAAACGTCTCGCACGCGTGGCGCTCCGAACTTGGCCCGTTGCTCGGTTTCGCCGAGGCGCGCGGCATCTGCCTGCCCAGTGGTTGCCGGGTCGGGCAGTGCGAGAGCTGCGCGGTCAGGATCGTTTCCGGATCGGTACACCACTTGCATGGCGAGGCCCCCGACGACGCGGGGGTTTGCCTGGCGTGTCAGGCCGTGCCGGCAAGCGACCTGGTCCTGGATGCATGA
- a CDS encoding PucR family transcriptional regulator produces MITVQELLDTDSLGLKGIAGLAGTHRLINWAHAVDLPDPWRWVSAGNLVMTTGTGIPRSPKEQVHWLELLAQTNCSALVVAPQAGAPKLSKQMLETAERLMFPVLGASFELEFVKLAHHVIESVLQAQRESLKASQRLFQTYAEAMRDHADFSGRLSVLAGNLGISLSIEDAASGVTLFASDSSPHRKPEQSATAESVAIGGRTRANLVIRRKKQKAPEDPVVVRSLVGLLAVELERLMIHRDDQREEGADLLRSLLKDDTDFAFVRPMLERRGLTGTLVCLAIQPAKAGPWSPAEIHQAPGLQNRTPLLFQDDVLLALSMDEQEALDAILRSLGDGTTIGISGPISVATGFRESVRQARLALVQAIERETTALRYGEAETGLIMAPKSLAEARALVGRYLGPLIEHDRVHETCLLTTLMRFLTNDGNWKATAFDLGIHRQTLVYRLKLVEQLTGLKPTSTDGTARFWIALTAGRNARLLPEQA; encoded by the coding sequence GTGATCACCGTCCAGGAGCTGCTCGACACGGATTCGTTGGGCTTGAAAGGGATTGCCGGCCTTGCCGGCACGCACCGGTTAATCAACTGGGCGCACGCAGTCGACCTTCCGGACCCATGGCGCTGGGTGAGTGCCGGCAACCTGGTGATGACGACTGGCACTGGCATTCCCAGGTCGCCAAAAGAGCAGGTGCACTGGCTTGAGCTGCTTGCTCAGACCAATTGCAGCGCTTTGGTGGTCGCGCCTCAAGCCGGTGCGCCAAAATTGTCGAAACAGATGCTCGAGACCGCCGAGCGCCTGATGTTCCCTGTCCTTGGCGCCAGCTTCGAGCTTGAATTCGTGAAGCTGGCGCACCACGTCATTGAAAGCGTCCTGCAGGCGCAGCGCGAGAGTCTCAAAGCCAGCCAACGCCTCTTCCAAACCTATGCAGAGGCCATGCGTGACCACGCGGATTTCTCGGGCCGGCTTTCCGTCCTGGCAGGAAATCTAGGAATAAGCCTGAGCATCGAGGATGCCGCCTCCGGCGTGACGCTATTTGCCTCCGACAGTTCACCGCACCGGAAGCCGGAGCAATCCGCCACTGCCGAGAGCGTCGCCATCGGCGGGCGCACAAGAGCAAACTTGGTCATACGCCGCAAAAAGCAGAAGGCTCCTGAGGACCCTGTGGTTGTCCGCTCCCTTGTCGGTCTGCTAGCGGTGGAGCTTGAACGACTGATGATTCATCGCGACGACCAGCGTGAAGAGGGGGCGGACCTGCTTCGAAGCTTGTTGAAAGACGATACGGATTTCGCTTTTGTTCGGCCAATGCTGGAGCGACGCGGCCTGACGGGTACTCTGGTCTGTCTGGCCATCCAGCCAGCCAAGGCAGGCCCATGGTCACCTGCCGAAATACACCAGGCGCCAGGGCTTCAAAACAGAACGCCGCTGCTCTTTCAGGATGATGTGCTTCTGGCGCTCTCCATGGATGAGCAGGAGGCGCTGGATGCCATTTTGCGCAGCCTTGGCGACGGGACCACGATTGGAATAAGCGGCCCCATTTCTGTGGCGACAGGCTTCCGGGAGAGCGTTCGTCAGGCGCGGCTTGCCCTTGTCCAGGCCATCGAACGGGAGACCACCGCCCTCCGGTACGGCGAGGCTGAGACCGGGCTCATTATGGCGCCAAAATCACTTGCCGAGGCCCGAGCCTTGGTGGGGCGGTATCTCGGGCCACTGATTGAACATGATCGGGTCCATGAGACCTGTCTATTGACGACCCTGATGCGGTTCCTGACAAACGATGGGAATTGGAAGGCGACGGCATTCGATCTGGGTATCCATCGCCAGACCCTGGTGTACCGCCTCAAGTTGGTCGAGCAACTGACCGGCCTCAAGCCCACCAGCACAGACGGAACGGCGCGTTTCTGGATCGCGTTGACCGCGGGCAGGAATGCCAGGCTGCTCCCCGAGCAAGCCTGA
- a CDS encoding tripartite tricarboxylate transporter substrate binding protein, whose amino-acid sequence MKRLGSRFFCAIHVGMALLASASTGSYAQGSASYPTHNIELVVPFQAGGGTDALARAFAESARKHLPQNVIVINKPGASGAIGWAEVANARPDGYKLSLLTADIAIVPHLGLTKLTYESLMPVARLNADPSAITVRADSPYKTVEAFLDAARKAPNTIRIGNAGNGSIWHLAAAALEDKTGTKFNHIPFQGGNPAVLALLGGHIDAVTVSPAEVYPYVAAGKLKTLAVMSDKRVKGFENVPTLKESKVDLSIGTWRGIAVPLNTPPEVVSVLRAAIAKTAREPALKEMMDKQNLGLAYADQDEFKAAVAKDNAYFKSLIERVGLNNK is encoded by the coding sequence ATGAAACGCCTCGGCTCCCGCTTTTTCTGTGCCATCCACGTCGGCATGGCTCTGCTGGCAAGCGCCAGCACAGGCAGCTATGCGCAAGGTAGCGCCAGCTATCCCACCCACAACATCGAACTGGTCGTGCCATTCCAGGCGGGCGGCGGCACCGACGCCCTGGCACGGGCCTTTGCCGAATCGGCGCGCAAGCACCTGCCCCAGAACGTCATCGTGATCAATAAGCCGGGCGCAAGCGGCGCGATTGGCTGGGCCGAGGTGGCCAACGCCAGGCCCGATGGCTACAAGCTCTCGCTGCTGACCGCCGACATCGCTATCGTGCCGCACCTTGGCCTGACCAAGCTGACATACGAAAGCCTGATGCCGGTCGCGCGACTGAATGCCGACCCTTCGGCGATCACCGTGCGCGCCGACTCGCCCTACAAGACCGTTGAAGCTTTTCTCGATGCGGCCAGGAAGGCCCCGAATACGATCCGCATCGGAAATGCGGGCAACGGTTCCATCTGGCACCTTGCCGCCGCCGCGCTGGAAGACAAGACCGGCACGAAGTTCAACCACATTCCATTCCAGGGCGGAAACCCCGCGGTGCTCGCTTTGCTTGGCGGCCATATCGACGCGGTAACGGTGAGCCCGGCCGAGGTCTACCCCTACGTCGCCGCAGGCAAGCTGAAGACGCTGGCCGTCATGTCGGACAAGCGCGTCAAGGGCTTCGAGAACGTGCCGACCCTGAAGGAAAGCAAGGTGGATCTGTCGATCGGCACCTGGCGCGGCATTGCCGTGCCCCTGAATACGCCGCCGGAAGTGGTCAGCGTGCTGCGCGCGGCGATTGCCAAGACGGCGCGCGAGCCAGCGCTCAAGGAAATGATGGACAAGCAGAACCTCGGACTGGCTTATGCAGACCAGGACGAGTTCAAAGCCGCGGTGGCGAAGGACAACGCCTACTTCAAGTCGCTGATCGAGCGCGTCGGCCTGAACAACAAGTAG
- a CDS encoding LysR family transcriptional regulator — MLPTLKQIQHFVAIAETGQVSRAAQRCHVSQSSMTASLKALEEAVGAPLFSRHAAGVKLTAAGIRFLRHAQQIDNAVRDAVSAAAVTPTTMSGSIRLGVTETITAYVLPKLLPALEQKFPRLELEILEKPRGDIEAEIRAGRLDLALLLVSNLPEMHQVGCETLLRSARQLWGHPDHPLMQQEEISLSDVARHDYILLDMDEHISTVLKYWGQYGLSPSVRLQSCSIEAVRSLVASGRGVSILSDLVYRPWSLEGQRILRRNLSDRLPSMDVGLIWKADTGPDAQTDALREFLRVALLETMR; from the coding sequence ATGCTTCCGACACTGAAGCAGATACAGCACTTTGTGGCCATCGCGGAGACCGGACAGGTGTCGCGAGCGGCGCAACGCTGCCACGTCTCCCAGTCTTCGATGACCGCATCGCTCAAGGCGCTGGAGGAAGCCGTGGGCGCCCCGCTCTTTTCCCGGCACGCCGCCGGCGTGAAGCTGACCGCCGCCGGCATCCGCTTCCTGCGGCATGCCCAGCAAATCGACAATGCGGTGCGCGATGCGGTCAGCGCCGCCGCGGTGACGCCCACCACGATGTCCGGCTCGATCCGCCTTGGCGTCACCGAGACCATCACGGCCTATGTCCTGCCCAAGCTGTTGCCCGCTCTGGAGCAGAAGTTTCCACGGCTTGAACTCGAGATCCTGGAGAAGCCGCGTGGCGATATCGAAGCGGAGATCCGGGCGGGCCGACTCGACCTGGCCTTGCTGCTGGTTTCGAACTTGCCCGAGATGCATCAGGTCGGCTGCGAAACGCTGCTACGGTCGGCGCGGCAGCTATGGGGCCATCCTGACCATCCACTGATGCAGCAAGAGGAAATCAGCCTGTCCGACGTGGCGCGGCACGATTACATCCTGCTCGACATGGACGAGCATATTTCCACTGTGCTCAAGTACTGGGGGCAGTACGGGCTCTCGCCAAGCGTGCGCCTGCAAAGCTGCTCGATCGAAGCCGTGCGCAGCCTGGTGGCGTCAGGGCGCGGCGTGTCTATCCTGTCGGATCTGGTGTACCGCCCCTGGTCATTGGAGGGGCAACGCATCCTGCGCCGCAACCTTTCAGACCGGCTGCCGTCCATGGATGTCGGACTGATCTGGAAAGCGGACACCGGGCCGGACGCACAAACGGATGCGTTGCGGGAGTTTTTGAGGGTCGCGCTGCTGGAGACAATGCGATAG
- a CDS encoding ornithine cyclodeaminase family protein — protein sequence MLNIDAPTTQASLPFDRLIPALNDAFASGCEVPLRHNHTVAAKPGTPGDCGTLLLMPAWSVSSGYMGVKTVCVYPGNNRRKLPGLYSTYILYSVETGRPLALIDGNEITSRRTAAASALGASFLSRKDARSMLVLGAGRVASLLPYAYRSVREIERVGVWDINVDQAHRLADRLRADGFDAHVVSRLDAKTCAVDVISAATLSTEPLIRREHLSPGTHVDLIGGFTPAMREADDACFDGTAVFVDTEEAASKAGDLLSPIARGVLARTDIRSDLAGLCRAEHVGRRSAQEITVFKAVGTALEDLAAAAMCFEAVANH from the coding sequence ATGCTGAACATCGATGCGCCCACCACCCAGGCGTCGCTGCCATTCGACCGCCTGATCCCCGCACTGAACGATGCGTTTGCGTCCGGATGCGAGGTGCCGCTCAGGCACAACCACACGGTCGCCGCCAAGCCCGGCACGCCCGGCGATTGCGGCACGCTGCTGCTGATGCCCGCCTGGAGCGTCTCCAGTGGTTATATGGGCGTCAAGACGGTCTGCGTCTACCCCGGCAACAACCGGCGCAAGCTGCCCGGGCTGTATTCGACCTACATCCTCTACAGCGTCGAAACCGGCAGGCCGCTGGCCCTGATTGACGGCAATGAAATTACCTCCAGGCGCACGGCCGCCGCGTCGGCGCTTGGCGCCTCCTTCCTGAGCCGCAAGGACGCCCGCTCGATGCTGGTGCTTGGCGCAGGGCGGGTCGCCAGCCTGCTGCCTTATGCCTATCGGAGCGTGCGCGAGATCGAGCGGGTGGGCGTATGGGACATCAACGTGGACCAGGCGCATCGGCTGGCTGACCGCCTTCGTGCCGACGGATTCGATGCCCATGTCGTCAGCCGCCTGGACGCGAAGACCTGTGCGGTCGATGTCATCAGCGCGGCAACGCTGTCCACCGAGCCGCTGATCCGCCGCGAGCACCTCAGCCCCGGCACCCACGTCGACCTGATCGGCGGGTTTACGCCGGCAATGCGCGAAGCCGACGACGCGTGCTTTGACGGCACCGCGGTATTTGTCGATACCGAAGAGGCGGCAAGCAAGGCCGGCGACCTGCTCTCGCCCATTGCCCGGGGCGTGCTGGCGCGGACGGATATCAGGAGCGATCTTGCCGGGCTCTGCCGCGCCGAGCACGTGGGCAGGCGCTCAGCGCAGGAGATCACGGTGTTCAAGGCGGTCGGGACCGCGCTGGAAGACCTGGCTGCGGCGGCCATGTGCTTCGAAGCCGTAGCGAACCATTAG